A genomic region of Plasmodium malariae genome assembly, chromosome: 14 contains the following coding sequences:
- the PmUG01_14014500 gene encoding Plasmodium exported protein, unknown function, protein MIAQTNKFFFFIKIFAFSLLIWILQDSYETNTSGKSWTKKINLHNTSEVMVSRLLCRDTDVDSKQTDFHLKEKFQNNFQKPINSSKYMHKILNSYDKYIFYDYLEKVLKELKKESPTTEEYKLREKQVTSFINKLLRKLQEKYKRKLKKGPYMNRKKYQKFLHIVTNQNTKDMLKITIPILAKTNISCKNSLYLVSSYGEAILSELLSLSNSIIHTYNKKFNISEYDN, encoded by the exons ATGATAgcacaaacaaataaattctttttttttattaaaattttcgcATTTTCTCTATTAATATGGATATTGCAGGATTCTTATGAA aCAAATACTTCAGGAAAATCATGGACTAAGAAAATCAACCTACATAATACCTCAGAAGTAATGGTAAGCCGACTGTTATGTAGAGACACAGATGTAGATTCTAAGCAGACAGACtttcatttaaaagaaaaatttcaGAACAATTTTCAAAAACCTATCAATTCAAgcaaatatatgcataaaattttaaattcctatgataaatatatattttatgattatCTTGAAAAAGTActtaaagaattaaaaaaagaatcaCCTACAACGgaagaatataaattaagaGAAAAACAAGTCAcatcatttataaataaacttTTACGGAAAttacaagaaaaatataaaagaaaattaaaaaaaggtcCTTATATGAATCGTAAAAAATaccaaaaatttttacacatTGTAACTAACCAAAACACTAAAGACATGCTTAAGATTACTATTCCAATTTTAGCAAAAACAAACATCTCATGTAAAAATAGCCTATACTTAGTTAGTTCATATGGTGAAGCAATATTATCTGAATTATTATCACTATCAAATTCTATTATACatacttataataaaaaatttaatatttctgaGTATGATAACTAG
- the PmUG01_14014600 gene encoding uncharacterized protein, translated as MNIGVELYNALNNYNEPKYKYVGKNIQNKTCFLNHKTNKETFKNLYRTLMNYLISNNNASSYKNKIS; from the exons ATG AATATTGGTGTTGAATTGTATAATGCATTAAACAACTATAATGAaccaaaatataaatatgttggaaaaaatatacaaaataaaacttgttttttaaatcataagACTAATAAAGAAACTTTTAAGAATTTATATCGAACACTCATGAACTATttaattagtaataataatgcatcatcatataaaaataaaatatcgtAG
- the PmUG01_14014700 gene encoding Plasmodium exported protein, unknown function, with amino-acid sequence MMEKINKFPHFIKIFSFSLLIWMCLYSYEKNTFDKLFIKKIYRSNISHKKVIRILLGSAVLTSPNLKLSLKDTDKYTDHKQPNSLKSHNQYGKEHKKLKEGSYQNRKNLSAEKNNQSFLCKYIKQLDEDYEKEVRRLPFIKKKLQTTLGGTSNSVMKSMLIAMIPFLARYMITFNPLPLFIKLAYIVMPPLFFFHLIVSSYSISKKIDKINSEDLKTGSNLSTNARKNSETNTKPNSGPNATTNLGKNKNPNLGKNRKPNLGTNRKPNLGTNRNPNLGTNARKNLEQNKK; translated from the exons ATGAtggagaaaataaataaatttccccatttcattaaaattttttcattttccctTTTAATATGGATGTGCCTGTATTCCTATGAG aaaaataccTTTgacaaattatttattaagaaaatataccGAAGTAATATATCACACAAAAAAGTAATCAGAATTTTACTCGGATCTGCAGTTCTAACCTCCCcgaatttaaaattatctttGAAAGATACAGATAAATACACAGATCATAAACAACctaattcattaaaaagtCATAACCAATATGGAAAAGAACATAAGAAATTAAAGGAAGGGTCTTatcaaaatagaaaaaatttatcagcagaaaaaaataatcaatcatttttatgtaaatatataaaacaattagATGAAGACTATGAAAAAGAAGTACGAAGACTaccatttattaaaaaaaaactgcaAACAACATTAGGAGGTACATCTAATTCAGTAATGAAATCTATGCTTATTGCTATGATTCCGTTTTTAGCAAGATATATGATCACATTTAACCCCTTacctttatttataaaactaGCTTATATTGTGATGCcaccattatttttttttcatttgattGTTTCTTCGTACTCCATATCGAAAAAAATCGATAAAATAAACAGTGAAGATTTAAAAACAGGGTCAAATTTAAGCACAAACGCAAGGAAAAATTCAGAGACAAACACAAAACCAAATTCAGGACCAAACGCAACAACAAATTtagggaaaaataaaaatccaaatttaggaaaaaatagaaaaccTAATTTAGGAACAAATAGAAAACCAAATTTAGGGACAAATAGAAATCCAAATTTAGGAACAAACGCAAGGAAAAATTtagaacaaaacaaaaagtaa